DNA sequence from the Corynebacterium freneyi genome:
GTTCACCAGCAGCTGCGCGAAGAAGATCAGCAGCAGCACCTTGGCGAACTCGCCGGGCTGCACGGAAAATGGGCCGATGGAGATCCAGATGCGGGCGTCGGAGTTGATCGACGACGGCCACACCAGCGGCAGGGCCAGGAGGATCAGGCCGCAGAGCCCGAGGATGTAGGAGTACCGCGACAGCGACCGGTGGTCGCGCAGCAGCACCATGACGGCGACGAACATGCCGACGCCGAGCACCGTCCACATGACCTGGTTGCGCACCAGGCCGGTGCCGTTGGCCATGTCGAGACGGTGGATCATCACCAGGCCCAGGCCGTTGAGCGCCGCGACGACGGGCAGCATCACCTGGTCGGACCAGGGCGCGAAAATGCGCAGCACCACGTGCGCGACGCCGAAGACGAGGACGAAGCCGCCGACGATCCAGAGCATTTCAACGGTGGCGGTGTTGCCTTGGCCGAGCTCGGTGGATACCAGCGCCAGCAGGGTCACCGCACCGGCGAGAAGAAGCATCATCAGCTCACGGCTGTGCCCCGGGCGGGCGGGGGATTCGGTTCGGGAATCGGTCATCGCTGCACCTCCCGGCAGTTGACGCCCGGTTCGGAGCCGGTGCCCGGATCTTCCCCGTCGGCGCCGTCGGCGTTGTCGCCCTCCGGCGCCTCGGCGCCGGGCGCGCCGGGCGTGGTGGTCCCGTCCGCCGGGTCGGCCTCGTCGCCGGGGGCGACGGTCAGGCAGACCGGCAGCGCCTGTTCGGCGAGGCGGCCGACCTGGCCGCGGATCTCGTCATAGGAGTCGGCCGGCAAACCGTCGAGCTGCGACCGTGCGGACGGGGAGAGGTCCTCGGGCGTCATCAGGTGGCAGTCGAGGTCGCCGCGGTCCGACTCGGGGTCGGGCAGCGTCACGGCGTTGTCGTCGGACAGGCAGATGTACTGGTGGTGGGAATGCAGGGAGAAGCCGAGCACGCTGCCCGGGACCCCGTGCATCACCTGGATCACCCCGTCTTCGACTGCGAGGTGGTACATCGAATTGTTCTTACGCCACCCCCACAGGCCCACGGCGGCGGACGCCACCAGGGCTAGAACGACGAACGTCGCCACCAGCCAGCGGCCGCGCTGCTTCGGCGGGTCATCGACCGGGTCGGTGGTCACGGCGCGTTCCTGTTCGGCGGGCGGGCGCATCGCGGCGGCCCGTCCCGCCGAGGTGTTGGGCCGCGGCGCCTCGGAGTCGATCGCACCCAGGGCCCCGGCCAGCGCCGGCTCGCTCGGGGTGTCGGCGGAGGCCGCGACGACGTCGGCGATGACGATGGTGATGTTGTCCGGGCCACCCGACCGCAGGGCCAGCTCGATGAGCCGGTTGGCGGCCTCCTTCGGCGTGCCCTCGGCCAGCGCCTCCGCGATGGTTTCGCGGGAGACGGGGTCCGACAGGCCATCGGAGCACAGCAGGTACCGGTCGCCGCGGCGCACCTCGCGGTACTTCAGGGTCGGCTCCACCGGACGGCCGGTCAACGCCTTGAGGATCAGCGACCGCTGCGGGTGCATCGACGCTTCCTCGGCGGTCAGCGACCCCTCGTCGACGAGCGACTGGACGTAGGTGTCGTCGCGTGTGATCTGGGTCAGTTCACCGTCGCGCAGGAGGTACCCGCGGGAATCGCCCACGTGGCACAGTCCCACGCGTTCGCCGTCGAAAAGCAAGGCGGTCAGCGTGGTGCCCATGCCCTCGGTCGCCGGGTTGGCGTCGATCTCCTCCGCGATGGAGGAGTTGCCCTCTGCGCACGCCAGCGCGAGGGCATCGAGCAGGTCGGCGTCGGGCTGGTCGGCGT
Encoded proteins:
- a CDS encoding PP2C family protein-serine/threonine phosphatase, which encodes MNYSLDYVAISDRGLVRQNNEDSAYAGPRLLALADGMGGHAAGEVASQLMIAQVSKLDADQPDADLLDALALACAEGNSSIAEEIDANPATEGMGTTLTALLFDGERVGLCHVGDSRGYLLRDGELTQITRDDTYVQSLVDEGSLTAEEASMHPQRSLILKALTGRPVEPTLKYREVRRGDRYLLCSDGLSDPVSRETIAEALAEGTPKEAANRLIELALRSGGPDNITIVIADVVAASADTPSEPALAGALGAIDSEAPRPNTSAGRAAAMRPPAEQERAVTTDPVDDPPKQRGRWLVATFVVLALVASAAVGLWGWRKNNSMYHLAVEDGVIQVMHGVPGSVLGFSLHSHHQYICLSDDNAVTLPDPESDRGDLDCHLMTPEDLSPSARSQLDGLPADSYDEIRGQVGRLAEQALPVCLTVAPGDEADPADGTTTPGAPGAEAPEGDNADGADGEDPGTGSEPGVNCREVQR